In Apium graveolens cultivar Ventura chromosome 10, ASM990537v1, whole genome shotgun sequence, the following are encoded in one genomic region:
- the LOC141693905 gene encoding pentatricopeptide repeat-containing protein At4g04370: protein MLLAGFKHEAMNKLKQALSQPQKYTTHYYNSVINRLSSQGAHTHVLHAYISMFQPNNVCPDAYTYPGLLKSCTFLNLFSHGVSFHQQIIVNGFSSDAYVASSLINFYAKFGYTVHAHHVFDQMSERNVVPWTAMIGCYAKIGKMGTAFCMFKRMVYEGVRPSSVTMLALLSGVCEDVLNVECLFGCVVKCGFDFDLAVLNSLVSLLGKCGRVKDARELFELMDRKDIVSWNSLISGYALTGNVREVKLLVNRMTLEGMEPDHQTFGALVSATARQNNIIVGKLVHSHILTSGFELDVQVETLLISMYLKFGNLDYAYTIFKQTLDKDTMLWTTMISGLVQNDFAHRAVVLFREMLSSGVMASSITVACALAACAHMGALDLGTSIHAYMIRQEMPREVSTQNSLVTMYSKCGHLEKSCIVFNLMDKRDIVSWNAIVSGYAQNGDLYKAMCLLNEMRLALERPDSITVVSLLQACASIGAYHQGKWIHSFFIRNAIGSCILVDTTLVDMYSKCGKLESAKRCFDRMLQHDVVSWSTIISGYGSNGKGQTALKLYEEFLKTGLRPNHVIFLSVLSACSHNGLVDHGIRLFHTMTMDFQLEPKAEHCACIVDLLCRARRVEDAHEFYKKMFVEPVVDVLGILLDACRNNGKAELGDTIAQEILSLQPGDAGNYMQLAHSYASTSRWDDVGEALIQMRSQGLKKLPGWSYFELQGTITTFFTDHSTHPLYEEIVALLMFLSKEIRKPNIINPEETFIEELRTCKNDSFLMQELLTAES, encoded by the coding sequence ATGCTTCTTGCTGGCTTCAAGCATGAAGCCATGAACAAGCTCAAACAAGCTCTTTCACAACCTCAAAAATACACTACACATTATTACAACTCAGTTATCAACCGTCTGTCCTCCCAAGGGGCCCACACCCATGTTCTTCATGCATACATTTCCATGTTTCAACCCAATAATGTATGTCCAGATGCCTATACATATCCTGGTCTACTCAAATCTTGCACTTTTCTTAATCTTTTTTCACATGGGGTTTCTTTTCATCAGCAGATTATTGTTAATGGGTTCTCTTCAGATGCTTATGTTGCGTCTTCTTTGATCAATTTCTATGCAAAATTTGGGTACACGGTACATGCACACCATGTGTTTGATCAAATGTCCGAGAGGAATGTGGTCCCGTGGACTGCCATGATTGGGTGCTATGCGAAAATTGGGAAAATGGGTACTGCATTTTGTATGTTTAAGAGGATGGTTTATGAGGGAGTTAGGCCTAGTTCGGTTACTATGTTGGCGTTGTTGTCGGGTGTTTGTGAGGATGTTTTAAATGTAGAGTGTTTGTTTGGTTGTGTAGTGAAGTGTGGGTTTGATTTTGATTTAGCTGTATTGAATTCGTTGGTGAGTTTGTTGGGGAAATGTGGGAGAGTTAAGGATGCTAGGGAGTTGTTTGAGTTGATGGATAGGAAAGATATTGTTTCATGGAATTCTTTGATTTCAGGGTATGCTTTGACAGGGAATGTACGAGAAGTGAAGTTGCTTGTTAATAGAATGACGTTGGAAGGCATGGAACCTGATCATCAGACTTTTGGAGCATTGGTGTCTGCTACGGCAAGACAGAATAATATTATTGTGGGAAAGTTGGTGCATTCTCATATATTAACTTCTGGTTTTGAGTTAGATGTACAGGTTGAAACATTGCTTATTTCTATGtacttaaaatttggaaatttagATTATGCATATACTATATTTAAACAAACACTAGACAAGGACACTATGTTGTGGACAACAATGATCTCGGGTCTTGTACAGAATGATTTTGCGCACAGGGCAGTTGTTTTGTTCCGAGAAATGTTGAGTTCTGGAGTTATGGCATCTTCTATTACGGTAGCTTGTGCTCTCGCTGCTTGTGCTCACATGGGCGCCCTCGATTTGGGGACCTCAATTCATGCTTACATGATAAGGCAAGAAATGCCTAGGGAAGTCTCTACTCAGAACTCTCTGGTAACAATGTATTCAAAGTGTGGCCATTTAGAGAAAAGTTGTATAGTTTTTAATTTGATGGACAAAAGGGACATTGTTTCTTGGAATGCTATTGTTTCCGGGTATGCACAGAATGGGGACTTATATAAAGCTATGTGTTTATTAAATGAAATGAGGTTAGCCCTCGAAAGACCGGACTCAATAACTGTTGTCTCCCTTCTCCAAGCTTGTGCGTCCATTGGGGCATACCATCAGGGAAAGTGGATTCATAGTTTTTTCATTCGGAATGCCATAGGATCATGCATCTTGGTTGATACAACTTTAGTTGATATGTACTCCAAGTGTGGTAAGCTAGAAAGTGCAAAAAGGTGTTTTGACAGAATGTTACAGCATGATGTGGTTTCTTGGAGCACAATTATTTCTGGATATGGTAGTAATGGTAAAGGACAAACAGCTCTAAAGCTGTATGAGGAGTTTCTCAAAACTGGCCTAAGACCTAACCATGTCATTTTCTTATCTGTTCTCTCTGCCTGTAGTCACAACGGGCTCGTTGATCATGGTATAAGGTTGTTCCACACAATGACAATGGATTTCCAGCTCGAACCAAAAGCAGAGCATTGTGCTTGCATTGTTGATCTCCTCTGTAGAGCTCGTAGGGTGGAAGATGCGCATGAATTTTACAAGAAAATGTTTGTTGAACCAGTAGTTGATGTTTTAGGCATACTACTTGATGCTTGTCGTAACAATGGCAAAGCAGAGCTTGGTGACACTATAGCTCAAGAAATTCTATCATTGCAGCCTGGTGATGCTGGAAACTATATGCAACTGGCTCACAGTTATGCTTCCACATCTAGATGGGACGATGTTGGTGAGGCTTTGATTCAGATGAGGTCTCAAGGCCTGAAAAAACTTCCTGGCTGGAGTTATTTTGAATTACAAGGGACTATCACAACATTTTTCACAGATCACAGTACACATCCACTGTATGAAGAAATTGTAGCGCTCTTAATGTTTTTGAGCAAAGAAATTAGGAAACCTAACATTATCAACCCTGAGGAAACATTCATTGAAGAATTAAGAACATGTAAAAATGATAGCTTCCTCATGCAAGAACTACTGACTGCTGAGTCCTGA